One genomic segment of Rubripirellula amarantea includes these proteins:
- a CDS encoding phage portal protein — MRAKYDAANTTLDNMKHWSRADGLSASSANSPEVRRTLRNRSRYEVANNSYARGITLTLANDVVGTGPRLQMLTADDAANRFVEAEFFAWCEAIGLAEKLRTMRLARVADGESFGLLTSNERLDTPVNLDLRLIEADQVASPTLANDSARYIDGIRFDADGNPTSYDVLRRHPGDDFFAYEEEYNTVPAAAVLHYFRCDRPGQIRGIPDITPALPLFAQLRRFTLAVLAAAETAAEFAGILYTDAPANGEADSAEPFEPIELEKRMLLTMPGGWKMAQMKSEQPATTYAEFKKEILNEIARCLNMPFNVAAGNSSGYNYASGRLDHQTYFKSIRVEQTQLARVVLDRILTAWLREAILIEGYLPNSLRTLDSTFEHQWFWDGHEHVDPAKEANAQKIRLASHTTTLAIEFARQGRDWETELKQRAKELALMRDLGLTIESDESDSSPETEVTEDNAKESQSQQPN; from the coding sequence TTGCGAGCGAAGTACGACGCGGCGAACACGACGCTCGACAACATGAAGCACTGGTCGCGGGCCGACGGTTTGTCGGCATCGTCCGCGAACAGTCCCGAGGTTCGACGCACGCTCCGCAACCGTTCGCGGTACGAAGTCGCCAACAACAGTTACGCTCGCGGCATAACGCTCACGCTGGCGAACGATGTGGTCGGAACCGGCCCGCGGTTGCAAATGCTGACCGCGGATGACGCAGCGAACCGGTTTGTTGAAGCTGAGTTCTTCGCTTGGTGCGAAGCGATCGGTTTGGCGGAAAAGCTGCGAACGATGCGGTTGGCCCGAGTCGCCGATGGTGAGTCGTTCGGTTTGCTGACTAGCAACGAGCGACTTGATACACCGGTCAATCTCGATCTACGTTTGATTGAAGCCGACCAGGTTGCATCACCGACGCTAGCGAACGATTCAGCACGCTACATCGACGGAATCCGCTTCGACGCCGACGGCAACCCAACCAGCTATGACGTCCTTCGTCGTCATCCCGGCGATGACTTCTTCGCGTACGAAGAAGAATACAACACGGTGCCGGCCGCCGCCGTCTTGCACTACTTCCGCTGCGATCGCCCCGGGCAGATCCGAGGTATCCCGGACATCACGCCGGCGTTGCCGCTGTTCGCACAACTTCGTCGGTTCACGTTGGCAGTCCTTGCCGCCGCTGAAACCGCCGCCGAGTTCGCCGGCATCCTGTACACCGACGCGCCCGCCAACGGCGAAGCCGACTCTGCCGAACCGTTCGAGCCGATCGAACTTGAGAAGCGAATGCTTCTCACCATGCCAGGCGGCTGGAAGATGGCTCAGATGAAGAGCGAGCAACCGGCGACCACCTACGCCGAGTTCAAGAAAGAAATCCTGAACGAGATCGCTCGTTGTTTGAACATGCCGTTCAATGTCGCCGCAGGGAATTCGAGCGGATACAACTACGCGTCAGGCCGGCTCGATCACCAAACCTATTTCAAGTCGATCCGCGTCGAGCAGACCCAACTTGCTCGCGTTGTCCTGGATCGAATCCTGACTGCTTGGCTCCGCGAAGCCATTCTCATCGAGGGCTATCTGCCCAACTCGCTTCGCACGCTCGATTCAACCTTCGAGCATCAATGGTTTTGGGACGGGCATGAACATGTCGACCCGGCCAAAGAAGCCAACGCCCAAAAGATCCGTCTCGCCAGTCATACGACAACTCTGGCCATCGAATTCGCGCGGCAGGGGCGTGACTGGGAGACGGAACTTAAACAACGTGCGAAAGAACTCGCACTGATGCGTGACCTCGGTCTGACGATCGAGTCCGACGAATCTGATTCATCCCCCGAAACCGAGGTCACGGAAGACAATGCCAAAGAGTCTCAAAGCCAACAACCCAATTGA
- a CDS encoding trypsin-like peptidase domain-containing protein produces the protein MEDKLKTLFESRRFWAAAGGVVLVLLLPFEVKLLATILIAAWIIGDSIRSTKAVLLAIALSMFGTVATAGDLHDTCREATVRIRNGNSMGSGTLFRESEEHLYVLTNAHVAGTGLGNRVQVEFWKEGHQSRPIEAETVAVAYIPRAYRDIAVVRVDRRALGNYRPPVIPLADSQDSFNYQNIFSVGCPSGRWPTAFEGFALRRQANGGDTIHFVPMPAGGRSGSAIFDVNGGEAQIIGLIAWRSTDSGGHGLDGRGETHGYGIAMTHQEVWAGLSGKQTTSSVLLVPPPNAVPLSTKVDEDKTTKPEVADGEENQGESDEVILKYSDPFAIERDVESIRAQRLPSGIPATGSDRDIMLLYQDSVTEGPQSSPPALAYQGSCCQNCGCYLTTSGNCPNGQCPLPDRRQQQPQQYGQDRGGGGLFPSLPRNREQGELENHLLRRPGERLRELWPFPSMRDIVTWSLIAFFVLYFIGKFAKAKVKRIVNDLAVNLANVDDEVEPEPPAPKPRAKPAATRTRKRTAAK, from the coding sequence ATGGAAGACAAACTCAAAACCCTCTTTGAATCGCGACGCTTCTGGGCGGCAGCCGGCGGTGTTGTTCTTGTTCTCTTGCTGCCGTTCGAGGTCAAGCTCTTGGCAACCATCCTCATCGCCGCCTGGATCATCGGCGATTCGATCCGATCCACCAAAGCGGTCTTGCTCGCGATCGCGCTGAGCATGTTCGGCACCGTCGCGACCGCTGGCGACTTGCACGACACCTGCCGCGAAGCCACCGTGCGTATCCGCAACGGCAACTCGATGGGCAGCGGCACGTTGTTCCGCGAAAGCGAAGAACATCTCTACGTTCTCACCAACGCCCACGTCGCCGGAACCGGCCTAGGCAACCGCGTCCAAGTCGAGTTTTGGAAAGAAGGACACCAGTCCCGGCCGATCGAAGCGGAAACGGTCGCGGTCGCCTACATCCCGCGAGCTTACCGCGACATCGCTGTCGTTCGCGTCGATCGTCGGGCACTTGGCAACTACCGCCCGCCGGTGATCCCGCTCGCCGATTCGCAAGACTCGTTTAACTACCAGAACATCTTTTCGGTGGGTTGCCCCAGCGGGCGATGGCCGACCGCCTTTGAAGGTTTCGCACTCCGCCGACAAGCCAACGGAGGCGACACGATCCACTTTGTGCCCATGCCGGCCGGCGGCCGATCCGGCTCCGCGATCTTCGACGTCAATGGAGGCGAGGCTCAAATCATCGGCTTGATCGCGTGGCGAAGCACCGACTCGGGCGGTCACGGACTCGATGGCCGAGGTGAAACGCACGGTTACGGCATCGCGATGACGCATCAAGAAGTCTGGGCAGGGCTCAGCGGCAAGCAAACGACCTCGTCCGTGCTACTCGTCCCGCCACCAAACGCCGTGCCACTCAGCACCAAAGTCGACGAGGACAAAACGACCAAACCCGAAGTCGCTGACGGTGAAGAGAACCAAGGCGAATCCGACGAAGTCATCTTGAAATACTCAGACCCATTCGCAATCGAACGCGATGTCGAATCCATTCGAGCTCAACGACTACCAAGTGGCATCCCCGCCACCGGTTCCGATCGCGACATCATGTTGCTCTATCAAGACTCCGTCACCGAAGGACCGCAATCCAGTCCGCCGGCACTCGCATACCAAGGAAGCTGTTGCCAAAACTGCGGCTGCTACCTGACCACGTCCGGCAATTGCCCCAACGGCCAATGCCCGCTTCCCGATCGCCGTCAGCAACAACCCCAGCAATACGGACAAGACCGTGGCGGCGGTGGACTGTTCCCGAGCCTGCCACGCAACCGCGAACAAGGTGAACTCGAAAACCATTTGCTCCGTCGTCCCGGCGAACGCTTGCGAGAACTTTGGCCGTTCCCGTCGATGCGAGACATCGTCACGTGGTCGCTCATCGCGTTCTTCGTCCTCTACTTCATCGGCAAGTTCGCCAAGGCCAAGGTCAAACGAATCGTCAACGACCTGGCCGTCAACTTGGCGAACGTCGATGACGAAGTCGAACCGGAACCGCCGGCACCAAAGCCACGAGCAAAGCCGGCGGCGACGCGAACCCGCAAACGCACCGCCGCCAAATGA
- a CDS encoding phage tail tape measure protein, protein MSQVRAGAAFVELTLKNSALVKGLRSAQKQLSSFASSTSMMGAKMTGLGLAMAAPLGAGIQKFAEYDDAIRQVGAITGATGAAFDRLNAKAKQLGATTSFSAVEVANLMTELGRAGFDSRQIEDMTGSVMNLARATGTDATLASGIFAAAIRQFNMEAGDASRVADGLTAAANKSFNSVESLGEALKYAGPVAADANMSLEETLAILGTLGNVGIQGSSAGNALKRLLTLSAAESEKFQKVFGVATKDAAGNARPLVDVLGEVAEATKDLGSSDRAAKFNEVFGMLGITAASAIGKTVTDTRELLGELEGAGGIAKKTADKMESGLGGAFRVLASSFEAVRIAIGEALEKPIQRLTENVSLAASSITDWIGENKRVVQVAAMVAAGVIAAGAALLTIGSAAAAASMAVGGLLGIFSAIGSVVGLAGAAVAALLSPIGLVVAGVAGLGLYLAKASGLLSRVSAFFKTAFAQIAVDSQAAFKAIAASLASGDITGAAKVMWAYLRGLWKQGVAALADAWDQLSSSLDGFAGGLLSAVGSLLRSTLAWASENRTAILTAVAGFAAMKVAAAGVGAAMIALKGITIGLSVASKTLAATWAVLKAVGTGIKAVFIGLAALKKINIALAGVYAAVTAGLSGAFGLLTGAISAAAGAMALLFSPLGLVVAGVVALGAYFLYTSGAIGSSIDFLKGAFQNLKADTMVAFGAIANALRAGDINAAVDVLWSYIKLQWTKGTTWLSGMWSRFTAYLSDAWGDAVYKLADQLMQGFGGLRAIWNSTVAYLADGWTILTSAVQKGWNNTVGFLKKGFLKLHELVDIAGDVAIQIGGVLVNALAGVEGAWVETIDYLADSWAVFVGEVRKMWNSTVGFLRKAWVKLKSLFDDDINVEAEVRKIDNETNANNAEEQRKRQTAIAGRAERRSKRKSEIEANRKAMQEDLQRQLDQRKKSREGQDLDADFAAIDAETDQQNAAVDAERDRQFDANAKANEQRTADTEEFTTGVRDTLDEMRRQAKADAAAKRAERSLAEADRQTKVAEAEADFQAAVDKANALKPEGDEQATDSDMESPKISDDLAAAIAEAKASLEAAQADAGITGEDAAGDERLDKLKAGIAAMEAKAAAITDRAGNEGKLKLPPAELDNDSVALELDRDAQASIDNFAGTDVDDQSNESVTGKFDSRGLNIGSGARKLEPIGFDVPAEKLKPEPLDEEPEVIVAPKLAIDEQPDDATVQQEPDADAIADSGLQQINDRLIAIGQHLMKSNELLAGGSGNLSESGERSGLGLSEDVQRAIVETANNTRKLAERSTGGGLVFS, encoded by the coding sequence ATGTCCCAAGTCCGTGCCGGAGCCGCTTTCGTCGAGCTGACGCTGAAGAACTCAGCGTTGGTGAAGGGTCTGCGTTCGGCACAGAAACAATTGTCTTCGTTTGCATCGTCGACGTCGATGATGGGTGCAAAGATGACGGGACTCGGACTAGCAATGGCCGCGCCCCTCGGAGCAGGCATTCAGAAGTTTGCGGAATACGACGACGCAATCCGCCAAGTGGGTGCGATCACGGGAGCGACCGGTGCCGCGTTCGATCGACTGAACGCGAAAGCGAAACAACTCGGAGCGACCACCAGCTTCTCCGCCGTTGAGGTGGCGAACCTGATGACCGAACTCGGGCGAGCCGGTTTTGACTCGCGGCAGATCGAGGACATGACCGGCAGCGTCATGAACCTCGCCCGAGCGACCGGCACCGATGCCACGCTCGCGTCAGGAATCTTCGCCGCCGCGATTCGCCAATTCAACATGGAAGCCGGTGACGCCTCGCGAGTTGCCGACGGACTGACCGCCGCCGCCAACAAGAGTTTCAACAGCGTCGAGTCTCTCGGCGAGGCATTGAAATACGCCGGCCCCGTCGCGGCCGACGCCAACATGAGCCTCGAAGAAACGCTCGCGATCCTGGGAACGCTCGGCAACGTCGGCATCCAAGGATCATCCGCCGGTAACGCACTGAAACGGTTGCTGACATTGTCGGCCGCCGAGTCCGAGAAGTTCCAAAAGGTATTCGGTGTCGCGACCAAAGACGCTGCCGGAAACGCTCGACCGCTCGTCGATGTTTTGGGTGAAGTTGCCGAAGCCACGAAAGACCTCGGATCATCCGACCGAGCCGCCAAGTTCAATGAAGTCTTCGGGATGCTCGGCATCACGGCCGCGTCCGCGATCGGCAAAACGGTCACGGACACTCGCGAGTTACTCGGTGAATTGGAAGGTGCCGGCGGCATCGCCAAGAAGACCGCCGACAAGATGGAATCCGGTCTCGGCGGAGCGTTCCGTGTTCTCGCCAGTTCCTTTGAAGCCGTCCGCATCGCGATCGGTGAGGCTCTCGAAAAGCCGATCCAGCGACTGACCGAAAACGTATCACTCGCTGCGTCATCCATCACCGACTGGATCGGCGAGAACAAACGAGTCGTCCAAGTCGCCGCAATGGTCGCGGCCGGAGTGATCGCCGCTGGTGCCGCGTTGCTCACGATCGGTTCGGCCGCCGCGGCAGCGTCGATGGCGGTTGGCGGCTTACTTGGCATCTTCTCCGCGATTGGAAGCGTCGTTGGATTGGCGGGTGCTGCCGTTGCAGCATTGCTTTCGCCCATCGGTTTGGTGGTTGCCGGCGTTGCAGGGCTTGGTCTGTACCTCGCCAAGGCATCGGGACTGCTCTCTCGAGTGTCCGCGTTCTTCAAGACCGCGTTTGCTCAAATCGCGGTTGATTCGCAAGCTGCATTCAAAGCCATCGCTGCTTCGCTTGCATCGGGTGACATCACTGGTGCCGCGAAAGTCATGTGGGCCTACCTGCGTGGCCTATGGAAACAAGGCGTCGCGGCTTTGGCCGACGCGTGGGATCAACTGTCATCAAGCCTCGATGGGTTCGCTGGCGGTTTGTTATCGGCGGTCGGCAGCTTGCTTCGCAGCACATTGGCATGGGCAAGCGAAAACCGAACTGCGATCCTGACCGCCGTCGCTGGTTTCGCCGCGATGAAGGTCGCTGCCGCCGGCGTTGGTGCCGCGATGATCGCTCTTAAAGGTATCACGATTGGTTTGTCCGTCGCCTCGAAAACACTTGCGGCGACTTGGGCGGTGTTGAAAGCCGTTGGCACAGGCATCAAAGCGGTTTTTATCGGTTTGGCCGCGCTCAAAAAGATCAACATCGCACTTGCTGGCGTCTACGCTGCGGTCACCGCCGGACTGTCCGGCGCGTTCGGCTTGCTAACCGGAGCGATCAGTGCCGCGGCCGGTGCCATGGCGTTGTTGTTCTCGCCGCTTGGCCTGGTCGTTGCGGGCGTTGTCGCTCTTGGTGCCTACTTCCTCTACACATCGGGAGCCATCGGCAGTTCGATCGACTTCCTCAAAGGTGCGTTCCAAAATCTGAAGGCCGACACCATGGTAGCGTTTGGTGCGATTGCCAACGCTCTGCGAGCCGGTGACATCAACGCGGCCGTCGATGTGCTGTGGTCCTATATCAAACTGCAATGGACCAAGGGCACGACCTGGCTCTCAGGCATGTGGTCACGGTTCACCGCATACCTTTCCGATGCTTGGGGCGACGCGGTCTACAAATTGGCCGATCAACTCATGCAGGGTTTCGGCGGCTTGCGAGCGATCTGGAATAGCACCGTCGCATACCTCGCCGACGGCTGGACGATCCTAACATCGGCCGTCCAGAAAGGTTGGAACAACACAGTCGGGTTTCTGAAGAAGGGTTTCCTGAAACTTCACGAACTGGTCGACATCGCCGGTGACGTTGCGATCCAGATCGGCGGCGTCCTGGTCAACGCACTGGCCGGTGTCGAAGGAGCGTGGGTCGAAACGATCGACTACCTTGCCGATTCATGGGCGGTGTTCGTCGGCGAAGTCCGCAAGATGTGGAACAGTACCGTCGGCTTCCTCCGCAAGGCTTGGGTGAAGTTGAAATCGCTCTTCGACGACGACATCAACGTCGAAGCCGAAGTGCGAAAGATCGACAACGAAACCAACGCCAACAACGCGGAAGAACAACGCAAACGCCAAACCGCGATCGCCGGCCGCGCCGAACGTCGCAGCAAACGCAAGTCGGAGATTGAAGCGAACCGCAAGGCGATGCAGGAGGATCTGCAACGCCAACTCGACCAGCGGAAGAAGTCCCGCGAGGGCCAAGACCTAGACGCTGACTTCGCTGCGATCGACGCCGAAACCGACCAGCAAAACGCCGCTGTCGACGCCGAACGTGATCGCCAATTCGACGCTAACGCGAAAGCCAACGAACAACGCACTGCAGACACCGAGGAATTCACCACAGGCGTCCGTGACACGCTCGACGAAATGCGCCGCCAAGCGAAAGCCGACGCCGCAGCCAAACGAGCCGAACGATCCCTCGCCGAAGCCGACCGTCAAACCAAAGTTGCCGAGGCCGAAGCGGATTTCCAAGCCGCCGTCGACAAAGCAAACGCTCTGAAACCAGAAGGCGACGAGCAAGCGACTGATAGCGATATGGAGTCGCCAAAAATCTCCGATGATCTGGCCGCAGCGATCGCCGAAGCCAAAGCGTCACTCGAAGCCGCCCAAGCCGACGCGGGCATCACCGGTGAAGATGCCGCCGGCGATGAGCGTCTCGACAAACTCAAGGCTGGCATCGCGGCGATGGAAGCCAAGGCTGCCGCAATCACCGATCGTGCCGGCAACGAAGGCAAACTGAAACTGCCGCCCGCAGAACTCGATAACGATTCAGTGGCCTTGGAACTCGACCGTGACGCTCAAGCCTCGATCGACAATTTTGCAGGCACCGACGTCGACGATCAATCGAACGAGTCGGTCACCGGCAAGTTCGACTCACGCGGCCTGAACATCGGCAGCGGTGCCCGCAAGCTGGAACCGATCGGTTTCGATGTTCCCGCTGAGAAGCTGAAACCTGAACCGCTCGACGAAGAACCTGAAGTCATCGTCGCACCCAAGCTGGCCA
- a CDS encoding phage major capsid protein gives MPKSLKANNPIEAEAESVPSSLRIVCDDAATIQLAAAEEAGEDKPALRKFSMTAYTGGAMRLGGWPYPIVVDLAGMRVTRKSRPILKDHDRGSIVGHTDDITINDKSLVVAGVISGVGTTAQEVIATSENGFPWQASLGASADKVVFIPEGKTAQANGREQKGPVYIARKSTLGEVSFVALGADDNTEARVAAGNYADVEDPGDEPEDTTPETTDDLEPVNASLSMSTKPKTETKPAEKSPVEEMRAQAAAESRRIAGIRKLCAENHPDIEADAIEQGWSITKTELAVLRSERPKAPEQTQNQPRHSREVLEAAACLSVGIEEKVLLASYGEKTLNAADPFRHIGLRELVAECARSEGIDVPRVFGDGTATIRAGFSSMSLPSIMENVMNKTLLAAYQNTPIAAFDLCSVGTVTDFKEVARYRLLGTGGFEQVAPDGELKHGKLSEQKYSNKADTYGQILTLTRHDIINDDLSAFMDIPRQMGRSGAESIDDLFFTLLLKNAGFFSSSNANLLQGADTKFGPDALTVAKTTFRKQKAGPGGKPKDQKPINIRPEYLVVPVELETEAELLMGSSQLMIDAQGSPTKIPVDNPHRNKYRIISTPHLSDSYYPGASAAAWYLFANPNVLPAFEIVFLNGRRTPIIERVEMPPNTLGMGFRSYIDFGVNSQDHRAAVKVAGE, from the coding sequence ATGCCAAAGAGTCTCAAAGCCAACAACCCAATTGAAGCCGAAGCCGAATCGGTCCCCAGTTCGTTGCGTATCGTTTGCGATGACGCCGCGACGATTCAACTCGCCGCGGCCGAAGAAGCCGGTGAAGACAAACCGGCGCTTCGCAAGTTCAGCATGACCGCCTACACCGGCGGCGCGATGCGATTGGGCGGTTGGCCTTACCCTATCGTCGTTGACCTCGCGGGCATGCGAGTCACTCGCAAGTCGCGACCAATCCTAAAAGACCACGATCGCGGCAGCATCGTCGGACACACCGACGACATCACGATCAACGACAAATCACTCGTTGTCGCCGGCGTCATCAGTGGCGTTGGCACAACCGCTCAAGAAGTCATCGCGACCAGCGAGAACGGATTCCCTTGGCAGGCATCGCTCGGTGCCAGCGCCGACAAGGTCGTCTTCATCCCCGAAGGCAAGACCGCTCAAGCCAACGGCCGCGAACAAAAAGGCCCGGTCTACATCGCCCGGAAATCAACGCTCGGCGAAGTCTCGTTCGTTGCTCTCGGTGCCGACGACAACACCGAGGCCCGTGTCGCCGCCGGCAACTACGCCGACGTGGAAGACCCCGGCGATGAGCCCGAAGACACCACACCCGAAACCACCGACGACCTCGAACCTGTCAACGCAAGTCTGAGCATGAGCACGAAGCCAAAGACCGAAACGAAACCCGCCGAGAAGTCGCCGGTCGAGGAAATGCGTGCCCAAGCCGCTGCCGAGTCCCGACGCATCGCCGGCATTCGCAAGCTGTGTGCCGAGAACCATCCCGACATCGAAGCCGATGCGATCGAGCAAGGCTGGTCCATCACTAAAACGGAACTCGCCGTGCTGCGAAGCGAACGCCCCAAGGCTCCCGAGCAAACTCAAAACCAACCTCGTCATTCGCGTGAAGTCCTCGAAGCCGCCGCGTGCTTGTCGGTCGGCATCGAAGAAAAGGTTCTTCTTGCCAGCTACGGCGAGAAGACACTCAACGCCGCCGACCCGTTCCGCCACATCGGTCTGCGAGAACTCGTCGCCGAGTGTGCCCGCAGTGAAGGCATCGACGTCCCGCGAGTCTTCGGCGACGGAACGGCGACCATCCGAGCCGGTTTCAGTTCCATGAGCCTGCCCAGCATCATGGAAAACGTCATGAACAAGACGTTGCTGGCGGCTTACCAAAACACGCCAATCGCCGCATTCGATCTGTGCAGCGTCGGCACCGTCACCGACTTCAAAGAAGTCGCCCGCTATCGATTGCTCGGAACCGGTGGCTTTGAACAAGTCGCACCCGACGGCGAACTGAAACACGGAAAACTGTCGGAACAGAAATACAGCAACAAGGCCGACACGTACGGTCAAATCCTGACGCTGACTCGTCACGACATCATCAACGACGATTTGTCCGCGTTCATGGACATCCCACGTCAAATGGGACGATCCGGAGCGGAGTCCATCGACGACCTGTTCTTTACTCTGCTCTTGAAGAACGCTGGCTTCTTCTCGTCGTCAAATGCAAACTTGCTGCAAGGTGCCGACACCAAGTTTGGTCCCGACGCATTGACCGTCGCCAAGACCACCTTCCGCAAGCAGAAGGCTGGCCCCGGCGGCAAACCCAAGGACCAAAAGCCGATCAATATCCGACCCGAGTACTTGGTCGTGCCGGTGGAACTGGAAACGGAAGCCGAACTGTTGATGGGTTCGTCGCAGTTGATGATCGACGCTCAGGGGTCACCGACAAAGATCCCCGTCGACAACCCGCACCGCAACAAGTACCGCATCATTTCGACGCCGCACCTATCGGACAGCTACTACCCAGGTGCCAGCGCCGCCGCGTGGTACTTGTTTGCCAATCCGAACGTGCTGCCGGCGTTCGAGATCGTGTTCCTCAATGGTCGCCGCACGCCGATAATCGAACGCGTTGAAATGCCACCGAACACGCTCGGCATGGGCTTCCGGTCGTACATCGACTTCGGTGTGAACTCGCAAGACCACCGCGCCGCCGTGAAAGTCGCCGGCGAGTGA
- a CDS encoding DUF2190 family protein, which produces MNNPIIAPIGATFVHEGVAIPIVTEAEIPAGNVVVLGKLVGVAKYGICPKSRGSITVAGVFNLVKDPTTNIPAGTILYWSKISHHVIKNAYEHSMIGIAVEDAPPSTLRVLVRLKQ; this is translated from the coding sequence GTGAACAATCCCATCATCGCACCCATCGGGGCGACGTTCGTCCACGAGGGCGTGGCGATCCCGATTGTTACCGAAGCTGAAATCCCGGCCGGCAACGTCGTCGTGCTGGGCAAACTGGTCGGCGTTGCCAAGTACGGCATCTGCCCCAAGTCACGCGGCAGCATCACGGTCGCCGGCGTGTTCAACCTCGTCAAAGACCCGACGACCAACATCCCGGCCGGCACGATTCTTTACTGGTCCAAGATCAGTCACCACGTCATCAAGAACGCTTACGAGCATTCGATGATCGGCATCGCCGTCGAAGACGCACCGCCGAGCACGCTGCGAGTTCTCGTTCGTCTCAAACAATAA
- a CDS encoding terminase gpA endonuclease subunit: MPSINGKRAIRHIIYDTNWWKSFTHARLAVAMGDHGCLSIFGDRPDQHRMFAEQITAEYFVKTEGRGRTVDEWKARPEQPDNHWLDCLVGCAVGASMQGALLFGTDAERAPKTKRISFKEMQQRRRG; the protein is encoded by the coding sequence ATCCCGTCCATCAACGGCAAACGCGCCATCCGCCACATCATCTACGACACGAACTGGTGGAAGTCGTTCACACACGCAAGGCTCGCCGTCGCGATGGGCGACCACGGATGTCTTTCCATCTTCGGCGATCGCCCCGACCAGCACCGTATGTTCGCCGAACAAATCACCGCCGAATACTTCGTCAAAACCGAAGGCCGCGGCCGAACGGTCGACGAATGGAAAGCCCGCCCCGAACAACCCGACAACCACTGGTTGGATTGTCTCGTTGGATGTGCTGTTGGTGCTTCGATGCAGGGAGCATTGCTGTTCGGAACGGATGCTGAGCGAGCTCCAAAGACGAAGCGAATCAGCTTCAAAGAGATGCAACAACGTCGCCGTGGATGA
- a CDS encoding DUF2190 family protein — translation MQAQYIHDGKQVDFTPDVDVPVGSLVIQGDLVGVTKRDLKADTLGSIAVEGVFDFPKDPADAETYTAGQKVYATNDGIVTDVPDGSVFLGKVVDDAEPTDNVVRVRLSQ, via the coding sequence ATGCAAGCTCAATACATTCACGACGGCAAGCAAGTCGACTTCACGCCCGACGTTGACGTGCCCGTTGGTTCGCTCGTCATCCAAGGCGACCTGGTCGGCGTCACCAAACGCGATCTCAAAGCCGACACGCTCGGTTCCATCGCGGTCGAAGGCGTCTTTGACTTTCCCAAAGACCCCGCCGACGCCGAAACCTACACCGCCGGACAGAAGGTTTACGCGACCAATGACGGCATCGTCACCGATGTTCCCGACGGCTCGGTGTTCCTCGGCAAGGTCGTCGACGATGCCGAGCCAACCGATAACGTCGTCCGCGTTCGCCTGAGCCAGTGA